In Nicotiana tabacum cultivar K326 chromosome 11, ASM71507v2, whole genome shotgun sequence, a single window of DNA contains:
- the LOC107761438 gene encoding 2-hydroxyisoflavanone dehydratase-like, whose protein sequence is MRDKVQDKSSLFQIFIFPPFYFPPFSIHTFSTLKLNGLKSKTLYQDCWDALQWVASHAADNDAEPWIANHGNFNRLFIAGDSAGGNIVFNMTMRAGKESLIGCVKLVGAIFDFPFFLIPSVENIEGSLIYKLWNTICPPSEQGINSPVVSPVSENGPSLSELGCSRLFLCAGDKDELVPSEIVSRFAVAVKNSGWKGELDFIEIEGEGHCFQAANPEAEKSKYLIKRMASFIQRK, encoded by the coding sequence atgagggacaaagtacaagacaaaagttcactttttcaaattttcattttccctccattttatttccctccattttcaaTTCACACTTTTTCCACTTTAAAGCtcaatggcttaaagtccaaaACACTTTACCAAGACTGCTGGGATGCCCTTCAGTGGGTCGCTTCACACGCCGCCGATAATGATGCCGAACCATGGATAGCAAACCATGGAAATTTTAACAGATTATTCATAGCCGGGGATAGTGCTGGTGGTAATATTGTCTTTAACATGACCATGAGAGCTGGTAAAGAGAGCTTAATTGGATGCGTGAAACTCGTTGGTGCTATCTttgatttccctttcttcttgATCCCATCAGTCGAAAACATTGAGGGGTCTTTGATTTACAAGCTTTGGAATACTATTTGTCCACCATCTGAACAGGGAATTAATAGCCCAGTGGTTAGTCCAGTTTCAGAAAATGGCCCGAGCTTGTCAGAGTTGGGTTGCTCAAGGCTTTTCTTGTGTGCAGGAGATAAAGATGAGCTTGTCCCCAGTGAAATTGTGAGTCGATTCGCTGTAGCTGTGAAGAACAGTGGATGGAAAGGTGAATTAGATTTTATTGAGATTGAAGGTGAAGGTCATTGCTTTCAGGCTGCTAATCCTGAAGCTGAGAAATCTAAATATCTCATCAAGCGCATGGCTTCTTTCATCCAACGCAAATGA
- the LOC107774729 gene encoding uncharacterized protein LOC107774729 gives MMMAHDSAIPFHSLASSVIVFNRLNFSEWREQVQFHLGVMDLDLALLNDKSAAITDSSSADEKSFYKAWERSNRLRLMFMRMNIANNIKSTIPQTESAREYLKFVEERFRSADKSLAGTLMAELTTMKFDGSCSMQNHIIEMTNIAARLQTLGMKVDDSFLVQFILNSLPPEYGPFQINYNTIKDKWNVSELFSMLTQEESRLKK, from the exons ATGATGATGGCTCatgattcag CTATTCCTTTTCATTCGCTTGCTTCGTCTGTTATTGTGTTCAATAGATTGAACTTCTCTGAATGGCGTGAACAAGTCCAATTCCACTTAGGTGTAATGGATCTTGACTTGGCTCTGCTGAATGATAAGTCCGCTGCCATTACTGATTCGAGCAGTGCAGATGAGAAGTCTTTCTATAAAGCATGGGAACGCTCTAACAGGCTAAGGCTTATGTTTATGCGAATGAATATTGCCAACAACATTAAGAGTACTATTCCACAAACAGAAAGTGCCAGGGAATACCTGAAGTTTGTGGAAGAACGTTTTCGTTCTGCAGATAAGTCTCTCGCTGGTACACTAATGGCTGAACTCACGACCATGAAGTTTGATGGGTCGTGCAGTATGCAAAACCATATCATCGAGATGACTAACATTGCAGCAAGACTTCAGACCTTGGGGATGAAAGTGGATGACTCCTTCTTGGTTCAGTTTATTCTGAACTCGTTACCTCCTGAGTATGGACCTTTTCAAATTAACTATAACACTATTAAGGATAAGTGGAATGTTAGTGAATTGTTCAGTATGCTTACTCAGGAGGAGTCGAGACTTAAGAAATAA